One Pseudoliparis swirei isolate HS2019 ecotype Mariana Trench unplaced genomic scaffold, NWPU_hadal_v1 hadal_26, whole genome shotgun sequence DNA segment encodes these proteins:
- the LOC130191052 gene encoding E3 ubiquitin-protein ligase TRIM39-like, whose translation MDPVENLEDRMCLKHDKPLELFCRTDQTCVCMLCTVLDHKMHNVVPLKQECEGKKVELQKTEAETQEMIQKRRLKIQEVQHNVKLSEEDADREKAEGVQVFTGLKESVERKLNELITTIEEKQRSTKKQAEDAIREMEQEISDLMKRSTEVEKLSLSEDHLHLLQSVQSLNIHHPPPTKDWSQVSVPPASHEGTVRRAVSQLEETLRNMMKTLVEVEMKRVQKFAVDVTLDPETANHDLILSDDGKQVKPAQVEQQRLPYNPQRFSFCPCVLGTQSFSSEKLYYEVQVKQKTEWDVGVTRESANRKGPITLSPQNGYWTIYLRNGNEYGAAGPSVLLSLRSVPQKVGVFVDYEEGLVSFYDVEAAALIYSFTGCSFKEKLLPYFHTGHYLGGKNSAPLIISPVGVN comes from the coding sequence atggaccctgtggagaacctggaagacaggatgtgtctgaagcacgataaacctctggagctgttctgtaggaccgaccagacgtgtgtctgcatgctctgcactgtgttggaccacaagatgcacaatgttgttcctctgaaacaagaatgtgaaggaaagaaggtggagctgcagaagacagaggctgaaactcaggagatgatccagaagagacgcctgaagattcaggaggtccaacacaacgtgaagctcagtgaggaagatgcagaccgagagaaagcagaaggtgttcaggtcttcactggtctgaaggagtctgtggagaggaaactgaacgagctcatcactacgatagaagagaagcagagaagcaccaagaaacaggctgaagacgccatcagagagatggaacaggagatctctgatctgatgaagaggagcactgaggtggagaagctctccctctctgaagaccacctccacctcctccagagtgtccagtccctcaacatccaccatccaccacccaccaaggactggtctcaggtcagtgttcctccagcatcacatgaggggactgtgaggagagctgtgtctcagctggaggagacgctcaggaacatgatgaagacgctggttgaagttgagatgaagagggtccagaagtttgcagtggacgtgactcttgatcctgaaacagcaaatcatgacctcatcctgtctgatgacgggaaacaagtgaaacctGCTCAGGTAGAGCAGCAACGTCTCCCCTACAATCCACAGAGGTTTTCTTTTTGTCCCTGTGTTTTAGGAACACAGAGtttctcttcagaaaaactttattacgaggttcaagttaaacaaaagactgaatggGATGTAGGAGTGACCAGAGAGTCGGCCAACAGGAAGGGACCCATCACACTGAGTCCTCAGAACGGTTACTGGACTATATATTTGAGAAATGGAAACGAGTACGGAGCTGCTGGTCCTTCAGTTCTTCTCTCCCTGAGGTCTGtccctcagaaggtgggggtgtttgtggactatgaggagggtctggtctccttctatgacgtagaagctgcagctctcatctactcctttactggctgctccttcaaggagaaactcctcccataCTTCCATACTGGTCATTATCTTGGTGGTaaaaactctgctcctctgatcatctctcctgttggagtaaactaa